In Prescottella soli, a genomic segment contains:
- a CDS encoding Fur family transcriptional regulator, which translates to MTENVTDSTAPRARAVVGVRSTKQRSAISALLDEISEFRSAQELHDELRKRGEGIGLTTVYRTLQTLADAGTVDVLRTDTGESVYRRCSSGHHHHLVCRACGYTVEVDGPAVEQWSQTIADSNGFTDVSHTVEIFGNCRDCSKAQ; encoded by the coding sequence ATGACCGAGAACGTGACGGACAGCACCGCCCCGCGCGCCCGCGCCGTCGTCGGCGTGCGCTCCACCAAGCAGCGCAGCGCCATCTCGGCCCTGCTCGACGAGATCAGCGAGTTCCGCTCCGCCCAGGAACTGCACGACGAACTCCGCAAGCGCGGCGAGGGCATCGGCCTCACGACCGTGTACCGGACGCTGCAGACGCTCGCCGACGCCGGCACCGTCGACGTCCTCCGCACCGACACCGGTGAATCGGTCTACCGCCGCTGCTCCTCCGGACACCACCACCATCTGGTGTGCCGCGCCTGCGGCTACACCGTCGAGGTCGACGGGCCCGCCGTCGAGCAGTGGTCCCAGACCATCGCCGACAGCAACGGCTTCACCGACGTCAGCCACACCGTCGAGATCTTCGGCAACTGTCGCGACTGCTCGAAGGCCCAGTAG
- a CDS encoding ArsR/SmtB family transcription factor: MSVADAGDLRAETHDHGPCAETPAAPMPSKDTLVTAGEILRALAAPVRIAIVLQLRESQRCVHELVGALGVTQPLISQHLRVLKSAGVVHGERIGREVMYRLVDDHLAHIVIDAVAHAEEEG; encoded by the coding sequence GTGAGTGTTGCCGACGCGGGCGACCTGCGAGCCGAGACACACGACCACGGGCCGTGCGCCGAGACTCCCGCGGCACCGATGCCGTCGAAGGACACCCTCGTCACGGCCGGCGAGATCCTGCGCGCCCTGGCCGCGCCCGTGCGGATCGCGATCGTGCTCCAGCTGCGCGAATCGCAGCGCTGCGTCCACGAACTCGTCGGAGCGCTCGGCGTCACGCAGCCACTGATCAGCCAGCACCTGCGAGTGCTCAAGTCCGCCGGCGTCGTCCACGGCGAGCGCATCGGCCGCGAGGTGATGTACCGACTCGTCGACGACCACCTCGCGCACATCGTCATCGACGCCGTCGCCCACGCCGAGGAAGAAGGATGA